From Microbacterium sp. YJN-G, a single genomic window includes:
- a CDS encoding type II toxin-antitoxin system VapC family toxin, translating to MIYLDTSAAAKALLDEPGSDAVRHLFADGTAFVSSTLLAVELHAVADRRFVGVDAAQEIIARVALVSLGDDITTAAINLHSGLRTLDALHLATALRLGTAINGILTYDHELAAAAAARGLAVVAPGEKPDRE from the coding sequence CTCCGCGGCCGCGAAGGCCCTGCTCGACGAGCCGGGAAGCGACGCCGTGCGACACCTCTTCGCCGACGGGACCGCGTTCGTGTCGTCGACTCTCCTGGCGGTCGAGCTGCATGCGGTCGCCGACCGCCGCTTCGTGGGCGTGGATGCTGCGCAGGAGATCATCGCGCGTGTGGCGCTCGTCTCGCTCGGCGACGACATCACCACCGCCGCCATCAATCTGCACAGTGGCCTGCGCACCCTCGACGCACTGCACCTCGCCACGGCGCTACGTCTGGGCACGGCGATCAACGGCATCCTCACCTACGACCATGAACTCGCTGCCGCCGCCGCAGCGCGTGGACTCGCGGTGGTCGCGCCCGGCGAGAAACCAGATCGCGAGTGA